One region of Eretmochelys imbricata isolate rEreImb1 chromosome 2, rEreImb1.hap1, whole genome shotgun sequence genomic DNA includes:
- the MRPL55 gene encoding large ribosomal subunit protein mL55 gives MSAVSRTLGLLRQDAMHRLLPIACHLHTSLSQYNSNRTSIARIQRQTYGRSYPVLLVRPDGSAIHIRYKEPRRIITMPVDINTLSEAERRARLRKRDPRRLKSKQEEVLDDEFNLDDYRKFWKKK, from the exons ATGTCAGCAGTAAGCAGGACTCTGGG TTTGTTGCGTCAGGATGCCATGCACAGGTTACTCCCCATTGCTTGCCATCTGCATACATCCCTCAGCCAATATAACTCCAACAGGACGTCCATTGCCCGCATTCAGAGGCAGACGTACGGCAGGTCCTACCCCGTGCTCTTGGTCAGGCCTGATGGATCTGCTATTCACATCCGCTATAAGGAGCCAAGGCGGATCATTACA aTGCCTGTAGACATCAACACTCTTTCTGAGGCCGAAAGAAGAGCGAGGTTACGGAAACGCGATCCCAGAAGGCTTAAGAGCAAACAGGAGGAAGTGTTGGATGATGAGTTTAATTTGGACGATTACAGAAAATTTTGGAAGAAGAAATGA